The window GCTCCATATGCGACGCGAAGTCTCCGATTTGAAATTACGACGGTGCTTCAACAGTGCCAGGACGACGCTCGACAGCTCGAATATATGGTTCCCTCCAAGTCACAGGTCGCACAGCACGGCAGGCTAGCTAGCGACAGACAAGCGAGAGCGCGATGGCGATTTGCGGAGCGACGACGTGGCCCTTCGCGAAGGCGACGACGTGGCAGCGTGACGGGGCGAAAGAGCAAGGCAAACGATCATGCCCGTGCTTGTGCTGCCCCAGAACCTTTTTAGTTGTATAGTTTTTATATGCATCTAAATtctaaatatatattatatctaaGTGTATATTAAAATTtatgtatttaaaaaaattaaaacgatTAATAatttgaatggagggagtagtataaCAACGAGGATGTCGGCAATTAGTAGCTACTTAGAACAATTACACATACATTGAGGATGTAGCAGCGGGCTGGTTCCAATTTAATAAGTAGGAAAAAAGAGCTTAAAAGGACGCTAAAATATAGAAAGTTTACTTCAGAGATAGGTTAAAAGAACGGGTAGCAGTTGAAAAATAGCAATCATCAGCGTGCACACATCACGTTGAAAAAGTTGCAGCTTGACTTCAGAGTTGGTGCTTATGTGAGTGTCATCCGCTCGATGATTGGGCTACTGTCCCTGTCACTATGATGTGCGAAATGGTGAGAGAGCATGGAGGGCCGCTGCCGCCCAAGCTTATTTTCTGACATCAGTGAGATAGCCCTAATCTAACTAGCACCCTGCCGCCCCATCTCCTTTCTTATGTCATTCTTGTTCTTGCATGTCCCCTAAGGTTTGGCTTCAAGTGCTCTCGATCTGACTTTAGATTGACGGATATCACCGTATATGAGTTGGATACGGCACTACACTACTGATTATACGTACGTCACGGTTAGTATCGGTTACAAACATGCATGGAGGCGGACACGAAGGTCAAAGAAGGTCATCAGCTAACGAGCAAAAGCTTACAAACTCCATAGGCCACCCAGAAGCCCAGAATGGTAACTCCTTGATCATGACTAGCTACAAGCAGTGTACCTGTGAAGCACAGAGTAGGTGAGTTCGTGTGTATGTGGCCGATCACATTCAGCGACGCAATCTTCTCATTCGAACCTGAGATTTAATTTCACAATAATGCCAAGATTTCTGGATTTGCAATGTCCTTTTTGGCGGCATATTTGAAAAAGCGCGCAATTCGTCATCCTGATAAGGGTTGTCAATGGTCCATCACAAGTTGCACCAGAGATGAGGAAAAGAAATATATCAACGGAAGGGAACTTTTAGTGAATTTCTAAATTGGGATGAAGAGGAAAACATTATCATAAAGGGAGACAGAAAAATTATGGGACTGTTTCAATCGTTTGACCATAACTATTGCAGTACCTGATACAATAAATAAACTCCTTAAAAAATCCTTTGATTTCTGCTCTCGTTAAATTAATGTATCCTTTCGCCAATTAAAAACAAAATCACTACGTAGTTTGGTTGACTAGATTCATAATTTCAAACAGGTCAGTGTGCGTGTGAACGTAAAACGCCTCTCTGCATCTGGATAATGATTGACGCTTAGTAAAAAAAAACTGTGCAGGCTTCTGAACAATTTCATGTTCTCTTTTGAACAAGCCATCTCGAACGCCGGAGGATAACACTTACTCGTTGACTCATCAGGGCCGTCGAGCGTGTGATTCaggattaggggtggtaatgggccatggccctaatggtctcttcacagcccaataaaacccttaaaatttttagttcaaaaatacatatgtttagagcctgatccttttagggcccgatccttaaattttctagttcaaaatgttgggccctttaccacccctattcAGGATTGACTGACCGATCTTCTTTACTAAATCTGTGAAATGTGCGTGTGGCTCCTAGAAGACTTTCAGGTTTCAAACTTTTTCAGATTTTGGAACATATATTGATCGAGATTTCATAGGAAGTTTACAGAAATCTCACAGGAATCAATTTATTAGTTCCCACGTGACTGAAGAAATATGTAAGGTTGGACCGTGAGAGTCATgtatctttctctctctctctttttcttcacttgaAAATTTCCCATACATGTATCATGTATGACTTAATGCCTACTTGTACTAAATTATAGccaaatggaaaagaaaaggaactcTTGCACTATACTCTCCCAGATGTAGGCAGTATGTGCATTGCTAAGGACTCGTCGATGATGATTGATGAGATGGATCGCCCTCAACTGTGGCTCGCTCTACTACCGGAGCACGACGGCGGCGATGAAGCTGAGAACGGCGACGGCGCTGACGCCGGAGCAGCAGAGGTCGACGAGCACCTCCTTCCTGGCCTTGGACTCCTTCCTGCCCCTCTTGCTCCTCACGAACTCCTCGTACCTCCGCTtggccgcctcctcctgctcctcccctcccttcctgggccccgccatcgccgccgcgagGAGCCGCAGGGTGCCCTCGCCGCTGACGGCCGCGCCGTCGGCGTCCTCGGCCGCCAGGCTGATCTCCCTGATGCTCCCCGcgtcctcggagcaggtgacGGTGGCCTCGAGCTTGCATCCGCCGAGCACCACCGCGTAGCGCACCAGCGCCTCGCCCGTGTACCAGTGCCGGTCGACGGCCACGGGCCGGCGGCTGGACACGTTGAccgcgcggccggcgcgggggtCGACCACGACCCAGCTCAGCTCGAGCTCCGCGGGGGCGCGGCCGGGGCCGGGCGCGGGGCTCCCGCACTCGACGGCGTCGACGCGGAACGGCGAGGTGAGGAACCAGGACGACGACGCGTGGGTCTCCACGACGCGGGAGAGCAGCGGCGCGCCGCGGTGGTACACGTCCACGGCCGAGACGAGCTCGGCGGGGAGCTGGAGCGCAACAGGCGCCTCGTCGGCTTCCGCgaggggagcagcggcggcggcggcggcgttgtccGCCGGCAGGCAGGGGaacgggaaggcgtcggcgaaGAGGCGCTGTGGCGGGACGGCCgagtcgaggaggaggccggggcgGGCTTGCAGCAGCGAGGGCCAGCGCGCGAGGCAGAGCGCGCGCCACGTCTCCgggtcggcggcgagcgcccGGAGCCCCGCGGTGGCGcagctggcggcggccagggagcGGCCGTCGAGGCGGCGCAGCGCGCAGGCCAGCACGTCGGCGGGGAGGTCCTccaaggtggtggtggtggtggcggcggtcgTCATCGCCATTCCCGGCCCTGTGGTAGCTTCTATGGTGGACGCAAGCGCAAGCAGCAGGCTCGGCGACGGGGTCGAGTGCTCGAGTGGCTCCAAGGCACAGGTCAGGAGGCAACGCTCCAAGATGATGGCGATGTGGCAGCGGGGCGACAGCTTCCTTGTCCTTTTTATAGGCGGGCGTATGGCTATCGCTAGTCGCTACCGTGCGGCAGCGTcgcgccgtgccgtgccgttcCTATCGCGGGGCGTGCGAAGGCGACGACGTGACAGCCTGACGCGCCGGTTCCGCCCGGCCAGCGCCCAGGGGAGTCGGATAGGATAGAAaattagcagcagcagcacaaggCTCGCCAAATGGAGTTTGCCTCGCGTCCGGGCCGGACGGGGACGGGCAGCGAGCGGTGCTGGCCCTGGCCGTGCGTGCGGGGAACGCAGGGCGCATCACGCGCGTGGTCCTACTTCCTAGGCGCCGGGAGGGAGCGTACggctcgcgcggcggcgtccggaGTCCGCGCATGCCGCTCCCACGTTTTGTGCCTGAGCTCGCGCGCACTTGCGCCCCGGGACGAAACGACCAACGAGGTGCTAACAGCGAGCGCACTGTTTCGCGAGTGTGGCATGCATGCTCTTTCGTCAACTGCTTGATTAGAGCAATCGTCGCCATGTTCCAGCTGAACAAGGTTATATAATCTGCAATTACAAAGAGCttggatccaagtgctaataCCCCAAAGTGCTAAAATTAAGAGCTAAGACTAAAAAAGTTTAGTAAAGATATAAGTggtaagttttaaaatttagcATAGCTCATCAAAACAGACCCTTAGTGTGTATATGTCTATCCTGCTGTCTCAGGGTGGTCATTCGGTTCTTCAGTTCGGTTCGGTTTTTCGATTTTTTAAGAAATTTGGTTTCTAAAAAATAGAAACTGTTAATTATGCTCACCCTGAATCCTATCCACTGCCCTGCGAAATACTCTGAGATCACGCCCTTTCCCCAGCTGTCAATAATCCAAAGAAAAATATCTATCCCCCGTCGTATAAAATTGCTTCTTTCATCGCAAAGATCATGCACCGCGGCTGTATTATTCTCATCAGTATTATTTTATATACGAAATACAGCTGCATTATTGGTCAGATTCATCCAGATATCCTATACATCCTATAGGAGTATAAAATAACAACTACAGCTCCTGCAAGCTAAGCCTCTGCAGGGCCGGCCATCCGGCCATGTCATGTCATCAGCTCCATCGATCGACAGCGCGATCTGTGTAAAATTTTCGAAAGACCATCTTTCTatatatgaagtactaaatatagactaattataaaataaattacaaaactcgtatgtaaatcgcgagatgaatctaatgagcctaatcaatttatcattagagattgttactgtagcatcactgtagcaatttagcgtctaattatagtctaattaggttcattagattcgtcttgcgatttacaggcaaactgtgcaatgcgttttttatttcatctagatttaagtctccatgcaggtgccgatttttttttggaatttgaactttgcaactaaacaagggggccttgtttagttgtctccgtaaaatttttgaaatagaattttttcacatttgaagtactaaatatagactaatcacaaaattaatttcagaattcgtctgtaaactacgagacgaatttattaagactaattaatctatcattagcatatggttactgtagcaactactgtctaatcatagtctaattaggctcattagattcgtctcgtaatttacaagcaaactatgtaattaattttttattttgtttagatttaatgctccatgcatgtaagattctcattcgatgtgatagatttggaattttgttttttgcaactaaacaacaATCCATTAATCCAACTcaggtctcgcccgagtatgtAGTGGGGTTGGTTTTCGCTGACGCGCCGGGGGTGGCCGGGACAGCTGACGGCGACGTGCTGATGAGCTTTATCTCGTCGAGCTAACTCGGCCGCCGCTCACCTGAGGTGTATGATCCCTGAGGCCTTTGCTGGCAGCCTCCTGTGATCCTATCCGAGGCCTGAGGGGTAGTGGGCGCCGATCCCTTACGTGAGCGCATGTGGCCGGGGCATGCTAGTCCGCGCGCGCGCCCAGCAGCTTTCGTGGCGCTCGATCTCCGACAggaggttttttttcttttcaggtAAATTTTTATTCCAc is drawn from Panicum virgatum strain AP13 chromosome 1N, P.virgatum_v5, whole genome shotgun sequence and contains these coding sequences:
- the LOC120655958 gene encoding probable F-box protein At2g36090, producing MAMTTAATTTTTLEDLPADVLACALRRLDGRSLAAASCATAGLRALAADPETWRALCLARWPSLLQARPGLLLDSAVPPQRLFADAFPFPCLPADNAAAAAAAPLAEADEAPVALQLPAELVSAVDVYHRGAPLLSRVVETHASSSWFLTSPFRVDAVECGSPAPGPGRAPAELELSWVVVDPRAGRAVNVSSRRPVAVDRHWYTGEALVRYAVVLGGCKLEATVTCSEDAGSIREISLAAEDADGAAVSGEGTLRLLAAAMAGPRKGGEEQEEAAKRRYEEFVRSKRGRKESKARKEVLVDLCCSGVSAVAVLSFIAAVVLR